Within Calliopsis andreniformis isolate RMS-2024a chromosome 4, iyCalAndr_principal, whole genome shotgun sequence, the genomic segment gttgaaatttttaattatttgtatGTATTAAGTATCACAATtcattgtaataatcatacttgagATTGTTGATTTATATGAGACATGATtttgaattaattttttaagcaAATCCTTATTGATTGAGGATATTTTTTATAAGCTATTTTTTACTATATTTAACGCATTCGCGGTACACGAAATTAATGAATTCTCCGAAGGAATAAAGCGTAAATTATTACCGCGAATATATGCAAGACATTTCTGTTATTCAATAGCTTCCTTGTTTGAAGCATATTCAAGTCAATGAAAACAAAAActgatagtatatcctgaaatttGCCCCATTTCATTTAATGTGTGCATCATTTCACACCATAAAATGTatggaaaatattttctaaagaaGTAAATATTTCCATTTTGGAACTGATATCTCAGCAGGCTTTGGAACACCATCCTTTGGGTTCAGTACGCCTGCCACATCAGCACCAAGTCTGTTTGGTTCTTCTTCAACCCCAGCAACTGGGGGATTTGGTACTGGTACTGGGTTTGGGACACCAGCTGCCACTGGCTTTGGTAATACATCCACAACTGGTTTTGGCGGTACACCTGCATTTGGTGCTACACCGACCAGTGGATTTGGAGCCACTTCAGCTTTTGGTACTGCGCCTGCTTCGACTGGCACTGGGTTTGGGACAACTTCAACCTTTGGCAGCGCACCTGCTGCTTCTACCACAGGGTTTGGGCCTTCTACCACTTCCTCGTTAGGTTTTGGTAGTTTCAGTGGGTTTGGAACTGCAACAACTACGTCTGCACCCTCCTTTTTCGGAGGATTTGGTACAAGTACCACACCTTCCGCTGGTTTTGGTACCAATACCACACCTTCTGCCGGTTTTGGTACCAGTACCACACCTTCTGCTGGTTTTGGTACATCCATCAGTTTTGGTGGATTTGGAGCAAAACCTGCCACCACAACTACAACCAGTGGTTTTGGTGGTTTTGGTACAGGTCAGTTCCAATGTAACTGTATTTATGTGTTTATTAAGCAAGGTTTATTCATGTTGAATTATTCACATAGGGACAGGGTTCACAGGCTTTGGAACTGGCTTAACACAACcacagcaacaacagcaacaactgtttcagcaacaacagcagcaacagctgCAACAACAAGCTACTAATACTATATCAGAAGCATTGTATAATGCCGTTTTTAATTGTCAGTTATACAATGATGAACGCGATAATATTATCGCCAGATGGAACCTTATACAAGCTCTATGGGGCACAGGGAAAGCATATTACTCGATGAATGCACCGCCCATAGAGCTTAATCAAGAGAATCCACTATGTAGATTTAAAGCCATCGGGTATAGTCGTATGCCTGAAGCTGATAATAACGACGGACTAGTCGTACTTTGtttcaataaaaaaaagaaagacatTAAAGAAGGCGAGACACAGTTGATTGCATTTATGAATAATATCTTAGGGAATAAACCCAACTTAGCAATGACAATCGATAATATTAAAGCAATTGGGGAGGATAAAAGTCAAGTGACAATTTTCGTCACCGAGAAAGGAATAACGGGAGCTCCGAGAAAAATCCCTGCTAATGAATTAGTTGCATATTTGTCACAACCAATGCAAAAGCAACAGCTGATGCAAAGTGCTGTCGAGGATATTTTGCCTTTAGTCAAATTAGATCCTGCTCAATTGAAAGAATATTTGGACAATCCCCCTTGTTCCATTGATCCTAGATTGTGGAAACAGGCACAGTTAGATAATCCTAATCCAGAGCTTTACATACCGGTTCCAATGATCGGTTTTCAGCAAGTTAAGCATAGATTAAAGTGCCAAGAAGAAGAAACAACTAGGCATAGAAATTTTCTAGATATGGCAGCGGAAGAAATACAGAAGTTGCAGAGACAACACACAGCAATACAAGCTAGGCTTAAAGAACACAGAAGAACTTTGTTAGAGTTACAGCATAGAGTATTACAAGTATGTACTTCATATTTTTGtaattatatgtacatatacactgttattatttttttacaggTATTAGTGCGTCAAGAAATTTCTCGCAAAGTTGGATTGTCTTTGCAACCAGAGGAAGAAGTCTTAACGCGCAGGTTCGAAGCTATGCACTCACAAATCAGCGCCCCGACTCAGTTCAAAGGTAGAATTAGTGAGATGCTGTCTCAGTTGAGAATGAGAAGCCACATAGACACTCAGAATCAAGAAAGATACGCGATGGATCCCATAGCACAAGACGATATAAAAGCGGTACGTAAAAAAGAAATACTTGTGGTATAAAAACGGTCTTAAAAAGAAACGTGGcacttttttttatttgttttagtATCTAACAATGGAACAACAGGGCATGGCGCAACTTATAGCAACGATAAACGCCGATCTAGAAAGTTTGAAGATCATCAAAGATGGCATGTCTGATCTCTTGATGAGTCATAATATATCGTGAGATTTATATTTAGTAATGTAAATTAtctgatgtattttttattcaaatttttatgacGGTATGTTTACTGTTATCGATCATAATAGGTCCACGAGAACTTGAACAAAACACAGAGATGCCAAGAGACTTTTTGCACCTATAAAAAATTTGGTGCCATATTTATTTTCTTTCCATTTTGCATCTTCCAATGTTTCTATTTTTCTATTACAAGTTAACCATGTATCTACAAGAAAAGAATGTTTTCGTTAAATATACTGTTGTCAATTGTAATTTTTTTACATGTTAGATAGCTGTTGAGGATAAAGCCGATTGTCTTTTCTGGTGGAATACTCGAATGAATGAAAAGTCAGTTATATTCTTTCACCGATATTGTCGAAAATGcatttatacttcaggtgttgaaAGAGAATCAGGGATTAGTTATTTGTGAAAAGAATAAACAATTTTTACATAAATAATGTACTTTTATTGAATAGTTTCATGTCATTAAACACGCTCTTTTTTCATTACAGAAACGCGCATACTTCCCTCCGCACGTCTAACTTTTTGGATGACTATATCTTATACATAATACTATctttatatacatattatacatagGCATTTAGTATAGAATACCGTGTTGCTTTTGACTCTTCAAATGCGTTATTATACACAGATATTTTCATTGTCAGTGTTATGTCAGATTTCAGTATGACGTTATACAACCTTTCAACTTCCACTCTTCAGTTAAATTCGGATACGTTTTGGTTAGAAGCACGTGCGCTCGCGGATCCTTCCGTTTCCCAACCGACTGATTATACTACCTGTAACTAACCTCAGGTTTTCTAATTCACGTATTAAGATTGAGCAAGCGTTGTTCGAAATTAAATTTCTGACTCGATCCTATTAGTATATTTGGTTTTGCAGTCTAATTAAAACGGCCTACCTTCTCGCCAATATCGATCTTTAGTCAGTGAATCCTTACCTAATGCAAACTCATTGAAAACAAAAACCGGCCGTAGCTCAGGTAGAAATTTCACAATTCGCGAACGCTCGAGGTCGTCCCGACCCTTAGTCAAATATTCCTGAAACTCTAAAGACATTTGCTGTCATGGTGGGGGGATCAAAACATTGTTAATCGCAGGACGACCTAGAGAACGCTCAGTATAGAAGCTACGGTCGGTAGTGTCAGATTGCCTGGTCAGATACCCGAAAAATCGAATTCTCGGTACATAGATAATTGTGAACAACCAATTACTTAACATTCTTCAATACGACCCTTGTAGAAGACTGATTATTTGTTGACCGTCAGATCCAGGGGTAAGTCTTGCTCCATTTCAACCACGTTCTCGCTCTTAACACGAAGGTCTTGTCCGCAGGTGTTGTTCGTATCTACAATATTACCCCACATGTTCTGCAAGCCATACTGCAAGTCCACTGAGCCTAGCAAGTGTCTAAACAAAGGATTCTGTGCCTTCAGGATCAGGTCAGACAGAATTTTAGTCTTTTCCAAAATATTATCATTGCTGTGCATGCAACACTTGTGACGGCAGCAGCAATCGGTAGTATCAGTGCAGAGGTCCTCCTTTGTCGGTGTCTGTTCCACTTCCATCTTTAAATCCTCCGCCCGTTTTATCACAGAATTCCTTACTGGGTCACATATCATAGTGTTTTCCTTTTTGCAAGGTGGGCTGTTAACGATCGAGTCGATATTCCTGTAGTCTACTGTGCTCACTTTGCTCGGGTATTCGATAGGCTCTTCAGTTTTGATAGGCGTCGACTGCATCCCGATGCGAGGCAACGAGTCAGGGATATGGGAAGGGCTGGTTTGAGGGGATTGAGTCGATGGACTTTCCTTCATCATCGGGTTGTTGGAGACGTACAGTGGGTTCACCTGAATTCTGTCTGGTATTATGTAATTGTCATCGTAGATCCTTGGGTAAATTTTCACGTCCTGCTCATACGCTTTCCTCGGTGTAACTTGCTCCTGTTCCTTACGTTGCTCCTGTAGATTATACATATTATTCCATTCCACAAAGTTCCTCTGCTCCTCGAAGCTATTACTAATCTTCGGGCTTGACCCTGACGTGCTACTCTCGATACTGCTGTCCTTTTTATCAGA encodes:
- the Nup54 gene encoding nuclear pore complex protein Nup54 isoform X1, with the translated sequence MSFGTGFGVTTSTPAPAFSFGATASTAATPVKPTGFGTPSFGFSTPATSAPSLFGSSSTPATGGFGTGTGFGTPAATGFGNTSTTGFGGTPAFGATPTSGFGATSAFGTAPASTGTGFGTTSTFGSAPAASTTGFGPSTTSSLGFGSFSGFGTATTTSAPSFFGGFGTSTTPSAGFGTNTTPSAGFGTSTTPSAGFGTSISFGGFGAKPATTTTTSGFGGFGTGTGFTGFGTGLTQPQQQQQQLFQQQQQQQLQQQATNTISEALYNAVFNCQLYNDERDNIIARWNLIQALWGTGKAYYSMNAPPIELNQENPLCRFKAIGYSRMPEADNNDGLVVLCFNKKKKDIKEGETQLIAFMNNILGNKPNLAMTIDNIKAIGEDKSQVTIFVTEKGITGAPRKIPANELVAYLSQPMQKQQLMQSAVEDILPLVKLDPAQLKEYLDNPPCSIDPRLWKQAQLDNPNPELYIPVPMIGFQQVKHRLKCQEEETTRHRNFLDMAAEEIQKLQRQHTAIQARLKEHRRTLLELQHRVLQVLVRQEISRKVGLSLQPEEEVLTRRFEAMHSQISAPTQFKGRISEMLSQLRMRSHIDTQNQERYAMDPIAQDDIKAYLTMEQQGMAQLIATINADLESLKIIKDGMSDLLMSHNIS
- the Nup54 gene encoding nuclear pore complex protein Nup54 isoform X2 codes for the protein MSFGTGFGVTTSTPAPAFSFGATASTAATPVKPSFGTPSFGFSTPATSAPSLFGSSSTPATGGFGTGTGFGTPAATGFGNTSTTGFGGTPAFGATPTSGFGATSAFGTAPASTGTGFGTTSTFGSAPAASTTGFGPSTTSSLGFGSFSGFGTATTTSAPSFFGGFGTSTTPSAGFGTNTTPSAGFGTSTTPSAGFGTSISFGGFGAKPATTTTTSGFGGFGTGTGFTGFGTGLTQPQQQQQQLFQQQQQQQLQQQATNTISEALYNAVFNCQLYNDERDNIIARWNLIQALWGTGKAYYSMNAPPIELNQENPLCRFKAIGYSRMPEADNNDGLVVLCFNKKKKDIKEGETQLIAFMNNILGNKPNLAMTIDNIKAIGEDKSQVTIFVTEKGITGAPRKIPANELVAYLSQPMQKQQLMQSAVEDILPLVKLDPAQLKEYLDNPPCSIDPRLWKQAQLDNPNPELYIPVPMIGFQQVKHRLKCQEEETTRHRNFLDMAAEEIQKLQRQHTAIQARLKEHRRTLLELQHRVLQVLVRQEISRKVGLSLQPEEEVLTRRFEAMHSQISAPTQFKGRISEMLSQLRMRSHIDTQNQERYAMDPIAQDDIKAYLTMEQQGMAQLIATINADLESLKIIKDGMSDLLMSHNIS